In one window of Streptomyces sp. NBC_01224 DNA:
- a CDS encoding phosphotransferase family protein: MQSEDTTSAVLRSVGVTKDRIASVAPLAGGTFNTVTRVSLTDGSDWVVKIPPPTTDGTLMSYERDLLVNEVEFYSRAGDSAAVPRVLHSELDPDAPTGPYVIMSACPGRPWYDISGAGGDRVLSDAEERRLRNELGRIVARLHSVTGTGGFGYPAGALGPPAPTWRQAFTAMTDAVLADADTYRARLPRPAADIRALIAAASPVLGDVTRPALVHFDLWQGNLLVDGEPGARTIGGIIDGERMFWGDPVADFVSLALFANVEEDEDFLAGYGSGSGQPLVFDASVRLRLALYRCYLYLIMLVETVPRRVPQEHLDQVWKEVGPQLETALADVEAALRARD; this comes from the coding sequence ATGCAGTCAGAAGACACAACCTCGGCCGTTCTGCGGTCCGTTGGCGTGACGAAGGACCGGATCGCCTCGGTCGCACCCCTCGCCGGAGGCACGTTCAACACCGTCACCCGGGTTTCTCTCACCGACGGCAGCGACTGGGTGGTGAAGATACCGCCGCCCACGACCGACGGAACCCTGATGAGTTACGAACGCGATCTGCTGGTCAACGAGGTCGAGTTCTACAGCCGCGCGGGCGATTCGGCGGCAGTTCCCCGTGTCCTGCACAGCGAACTCGACCCGGACGCCCCGACCGGTCCGTACGTGATCATGTCGGCCTGCCCGGGCCGGCCCTGGTACGACATCTCCGGCGCCGGGGGCGACCGCGTCCTGTCCGACGCCGAGGAGCGCCGGCTCAGGAACGAACTGGGGCGGATCGTCGCCCGGCTGCACTCCGTCACGGGCACCGGCGGATTCGGCTATCCGGCCGGGGCGTTGGGCCCACCGGCCCCGACCTGGCGGCAGGCGTTCACAGCGATGACGGACGCCGTACTCGCCGATGCGGACACCTACCGCGCCCGGCTGCCGCGCCCTGCAGCCGATATCCGCGCGCTGATCGCCGCCGCCTCGCCCGTACTCGGCGACGTCACCCGGCCCGCCCTGGTCCACTTCGACCTGTGGCAGGGCAACCTGCTCGTCGACGGGGAGCCCGGCGCGCGCACCATCGGCGGGATCATCGACGGTGAGCGGATGTTCTGGGGCGACCCGGTCGCGGACTTCGTATCGCTCGCCCTGTTCGCGAACGTGGAGGAGGACGAGGACTTCCTCGCCGGGTACGGGAGCGGGAGCGGGCAGCCGTTGGTGTTCGACGCGTCCGTGCGGCTGCGGCTCGCGCTCTACCGCTGCTATCTCTACCTGATCATGCTGGTGGAGACCGTTCCGCGCCGCGTTCCCCAGGAGCACCTCGACCAGGTGTGGAAGGAAGTCGGTCCGCAGCTCGAAACGGCACTGGCGGACGTGGAAGCGGCACTGCGGGCCCGGGACTGA
- a CDS encoding glycosyl hydrolase family 28-related protein produces the protein MNVIHVHERRIGFMATMGNISRRGLLGSTVAVAAAAATGITGSGTASAASRSTAAGTATATGAALPAPAGAAEIPTLWTEFLRNRYNHPQIPWVGTAGYGHGSRKRPHPRVRANVLHDGARPDGSADAAPVINAAIERVGRAGGGTVLIPPGTYRIDDIIRIGHDNVVLRGAGSGRTVLHATRSLEEIIGINRSRYGNSPNSSWSWSGGLVWLCPKDRYEALTGAIKAQNWPFEGWTGNDANEAVPLTDIVVPAARGDFTVTVADASRLRPGARVMLQLDDDTEHSLLAAMCGDVDGTATYTWSDKTKLLSYAPFNWPVRIASVHGRRVRLAQPLPLPVRAGWRPRISGVPHLMTGSGVEGITIDLVKTVRPKHLQDKGYNGLVMQCTWDCWADDIHVVNGDNGFLLVSAKGCTMSRTRASGRGYHHSYACREQSHDNLVTDFAIDAFTEVPTPGSGHHGINVEGLSCGNVWSRGRMDAGTFDSHRGLPFGNVRTEVTILNDGAHGGSADAGPLYGARFAHWNVTVTNERAGCVKIDEVAPYSATVAISTVRPFGQIDKSDFTGDLHSRLEAYGTPGAGPGRPRNLYEAQRALVG, from the coding sequence ATGAACGTCATTCACGTACATGAAAGGCGGATCGGATTCATGGCGACCATGGGGAACATCAGCAGACGTGGACTGCTCGGCAGCACGGTGGCCGTCGCCGCAGCGGCGGCCACCGGCATCACCGGCAGCGGGACGGCATCCGCCGCGAGCCGGTCGACTGCGGCCGGCACCGCCACCGCCACCGGCGCCGCGCTGCCGGCCCCTGCGGGGGCGGCCGAAATCCCCACCCTGTGGACGGAGTTCCTGCGCAACCGCTACAACCACCCGCAGATTCCCTGGGTCGGGACAGCGGGATACGGCCACGGCAGCCGCAAACGCCCGCACCCCCGCGTCCGGGCCAACGTGCTGCACGACGGCGCCCGGCCGGACGGCTCGGCCGACGCCGCACCCGTGATCAACGCAGCGATCGAACGAGTCGGCCGGGCCGGCGGCGGAACGGTCCTGATCCCGCCGGGCACGTACCGCATCGACGACATCATCCGGATCGGCCACGACAACGTCGTGCTCCGCGGTGCGGGCAGCGGGCGTACCGTGCTGCACGCGACACGCTCCCTCGAAGAGATCATCGGCATCAACCGCAGCCGGTACGGGAACAGCCCCAACTCCTCGTGGAGCTGGTCCGGCGGCCTCGTCTGGCTCTGCCCCAAGGACCGCTACGAGGCGCTGACCGGGGCGATCAAGGCACAGAACTGGCCGTTCGAGGGCTGGACCGGCAACGACGCGAACGAGGCGGTCCCCCTCACCGACATCGTCGTGCCTGCCGCGCGCGGCGACTTCACCGTGACCGTCGCGGACGCCTCGCGACTGCGCCCCGGCGCCCGGGTGATGCTCCAGCTCGACGACGACACCGAGCACTCACTGCTCGCCGCGATGTGCGGGGACGTCGACGGGACAGCCACGTACACCTGGTCGGACAAGACCAAGCTGCTGTCCTACGCCCCGTTCAACTGGCCGGTCCGTATCGCCTCGGTGCACGGCCGCCGGGTCCGCCTCGCCCAGCCGCTGCCCCTTCCTGTGCGGGCCGGCTGGCGGCCGCGGATCTCCGGCGTACCGCATCTGATGACCGGGTCGGGCGTCGAGGGGATCACGATCGACCTGGTGAAGACCGTCCGGCCCAAGCACCTCCAGGACAAGGGCTACAACGGCCTGGTGATGCAGTGCACCTGGGACTGCTGGGCGGACGACATCCATGTCGTCAACGGCGACAACGGCTTCCTGCTCGTCTCGGCGAAGGGCTGCACGATGAGCCGCACCCGGGCCTCGGGGCGCGGCTACCACCACTCGTACGCCTGCCGCGAGCAGTCGCACGACAACCTGGTCACGGACTTCGCGATCGACGCGTTCACCGAGGTCCCGACCCCGGGCTCCGGCCACCACGGCATCAATGTGGAGGGCCTGTCCTGCGGCAATGTGTGGTCCAGGGGCAGGATGGACGCCGGTACGTTCGACAGCCACCGGGGCCTGCCATTCGGCAATGTGCGCACCGAGGTGACGATCCTCAACGACGGGGCGCACGGCGGCAGCGCGGACGCGGGGCCGCTGTACGGGGCGCGGTTCGCGCACTGGAACGTGACGGTCACCAACGAGCGGGCGGGCTGCGTGAAGATCGACGAGGTGGCCCCGTACAGCGCGACGGTCGCGATCAGTACGGTCCGCCCGTTCGGCCAGATCGACAAGTCGGACTTCACGGGCGATCTGCACAGCCGCCTGGAGGCGTACGGAACTCCGGGGGCGGGGCCGGGGCGGCCGCGGAATCTGTACGAGGCACAGCGGGCGCTGGTCGGCTGA
- a CDS encoding YbjN domain-containing protein — protein sequence MADVPDEAVTTQVAQVAQIIEATLKDAELEWESPEPGSYVVKLPGTRKLSTTCSLRVGKHSLSLNAFVVRHPDENDAAVHRWLLERNLRLFGVSYAIDQLGDIYLVGKLPLSVVTPQELDRLLGTVLEAADGSFNTLLELGFASAIRKEYEWRVSRGESTRNLDAFTHLTQRPVG from the coding sequence ATGGCTGACGTACCCGATGAAGCGGTGACGACGCAGGTCGCGCAGGTCGCGCAGATCATCGAGGCGACCCTGAAGGACGCCGAGCTCGAATGGGAGAGCCCCGAACCCGGCAGCTACGTCGTCAAGCTGCCCGGCACGCGGAAGCTGTCCACCACCTGCTCGCTGCGCGTCGGCAAGCACTCGCTCTCTCTCAACGCCTTCGTCGTCCGTCACCCGGACGAGAACGACGCGGCGGTGCACCGCTGGCTGCTGGAGCGCAACCTCCGCCTCTTCGGCGTGAGTTACGCGATCGACCAGCTCGGCGACATCTATCTGGTCGGCAAGCTGCCGCTCTCCGTGGTCACCCCGCAGGAGCTGGACCGGCTGCTAGGCACGGTCCTCGAAGCGGCCGACGGCTCGTTCAACACCTTGCTGGAGCTGGGCTTCGCGAGCGCGATCCGCAAGGAGTACGAGTGGCGGGTGTCGCGCGGCGAGTCCACGCGGAACCTGGACGCGTTCACACACCTGACCCAACGCCCCGTCGGCTGA
- the mshA gene encoding D-inositol-3-phosphate glycosyltransferase, whose product MSQYVSRLGSSRVAPRLRFPAAFPGGHRKPRRIAMLSVHTSPLHQPGTGDAGGMNVYIVELAKRLAAINIEVEIFTRSTTGGLPPAVELAPGVLVRHVDAGPYEGLAKEELPAQLCAFTHGVMQAWAGQRPGYYDLVHSHYWLSGHVGWLAAQRWGVPLVHAMHTMAKVKNAALAAGDTPEPAARVIGETQIVSAADRLIANTAEEADELIRFYEADPGSVAVVHPGVNLDRFRPADGRAAARARLGLPKDALIPLFAGRIQPLKAPDVLLRAVAVLLDRDPSLRRRMVVPVVGGPSGSGLAKPEGLQKLAARLGIADVVRFQPPVGQDQLADWFRAASVLVMPSYSESFGLVAIEAQAAGTPVVAAAVGGLPVAVRDGVSGFLIPGHDPQAYAQALGRFAEAPELVARMGAAAAAHARGFGWDTAASATADVYTAAMHEHRRRVRSHHG is encoded by the coding sequence GTGAGTCAGTACGTCTCCCGGCTCGGCAGCAGCCGTGTCGCGCCGCGCCTCAGGTTCCCCGCCGCCTTCCCCGGCGGTCACCGCAAACCTCGCCGCATCGCGATGCTCTCCGTGCACACCTCGCCCCTGCATCAGCCGGGCACGGGTGACGCGGGCGGCATGAACGTCTACATCGTGGAGCTGGCCAAGCGCCTCGCCGCGATCAATATCGAGGTCGAGATCTTCACCCGGTCCACCACCGGCGGGCTGCCCCCGGCGGTCGAGCTGGCGCCCGGTGTCCTGGTCCGGCATGTCGACGCGGGGCCGTACGAGGGTCTGGCCAAGGAGGAGCTGCCCGCCCAGCTCTGTGCCTTCACGCACGGCGTCATGCAGGCATGGGCCGGCCAGCGCCCCGGCTACTACGACCTGGTCCACTCCCACTACTGGCTCTCCGGTCATGTCGGCTGGCTCGCCGCCCAGCGCTGGGGCGTCCCGCTCGTCCACGCCATGCACACCATGGCGAAGGTCAAGAACGCGGCGCTCGCGGCGGGCGACACCCCCGAGCCCGCCGCCCGCGTCATCGGCGAGACCCAGATCGTCAGCGCGGCCGACCGGCTGATCGCGAACACCGCCGAGGAAGCGGACGAGCTCATCCGCTTCTACGAGGCCGATCCCGGGTCCGTCGCCGTCGTGCACCCCGGGGTCAACCTCGACCGCTTCCGCCCCGCCGACGGACGCGCCGCGGCCCGGGCGCGCCTCGGACTGCCGAAGGACGCCCTGATTCCGCTCTTTGCGGGCCGCATCCAGCCGCTGAAGGCCCCGGACGTGCTGCTGCGGGCCGTCGCCGTCCTGCTGGACCGCGACCCCTCGCTGCGCCGCCGGATGGTCGTACCGGTCGTCGGCGGTCCGAGCGGCAGCGGGCTCGCCAAACCGGAGGGGCTGCAGAAGCTGGCGGCGCGGCTGGGCATCGCCGATGTCGTACGGTTCCAGCCGCCGGTCGGGCAGGACCAGCTCGCCGACTGGTTCCGGGCCGCGTCCGTGCTGGTCATGCCCTCGTACAGCGAGTCCTTCGGCCTGGTCGCCATCGAGGCCCAGGCGGCGGGCACCCCGGTCGTCGCGGCGGCCGTGGGCGGTCTTCCGGTGGCGGTGCGGGACGGGGTCAGCGGCTTCCTGATACCCGGGCACGACCCGCAGGCGTACGCGCAGGCGCTGGGCCGGTTCGCCGAGGCGCCGGAGCTGGTCGCCCGAATGGGTGCGGCGGCCGCCGCACACGCCCGGGGTTTCGGCTGGGACACCGCCGCGTCCGCGACCGCCGACGTGTACACGGCCGCGATGCACGAACACCGCCGTCGCGTACGCTCGCACCATGGCTGA
- a CDS encoding class I SAM-dependent methyltransferase: MRPIGTATRGTTNPNRLRRMDRWIAATHGPALRRADTPVAVDLGYGAAPWTAVELLQRLRTAEPRTTVVGIEIDPERVAAAKPYEREGLTFLHGGFEIPLPERPDLIRAANVLRQYDEGEVAAVWQRLCARLAPGGLLVEGTCDEIGRRHVWVALGPEGPRTVTFATRLASLDRPSDLAERLPKALIHRNVPGEPVHAFLRDFDRAWAAAAPYASLGARQRWITAVRALSGDWPLTDGVRRWRQGEVTVKWTALQPNRQPNTY, encoded by the coding sequence ATGCGCCCCATCGGCACCGCGACCCGCGGGACCACCAACCCGAACCGGCTCCGCCGCATGGACCGCTGGATCGCCGCCACCCACGGCCCGGCCCTGCGCCGCGCCGACACCCCCGTCGCCGTCGACCTCGGGTACGGCGCCGCCCCCTGGACCGCCGTCGAGTTGCTGCAGCGCCTGCGTACCGCCGAGCCGCGCACGACGGTGGTCGGCATCGAGATCGACCCGGAGCGGGTCGCGGCGGCGAAACCGTACGAACGCGAGGGCCTCACCTTTCTGCACGGCGGCTTCGAGATCCCGCTCCCCGAGCGCCCCGACCTCATCCGGGCAGCGAATGTGCTGCGCCAGTACGACGAGGGCGAGGTCGCCGCGGTCTGGCAGCGGCTTTGCGCGCGCCTGGCACCGGGCGGACTGCTGGTGGAGGGCACCTGCGACGAGATCGGGCGTCGGCACGTATGGGTGGCGCTCGGCCCGGAGGGCCCGCGCACCGTGACGTTCGCGACCCGGCTCGCCTCCCTGGACCGCCCCTCCGACCTCGCGGAACGCCTCCCCAAGGCGCTGATCCACCGCAATGTGCCGGGCGAACCGGTCCATGCGTTCCTGCGGGACTTCGACCGGGCGTGGGCCGCGGCAGCTCCGTACGCGTCACTGGGTGCCCGGCAGCGCTGGATCACGGCGGTGCGGGCGCTGTCGGGCGACTGGCCGCTGACGGACGGGGTACGGCGGTGGCGCCAGGGCGAAGTCACGGTGAAGTGGACCGCCCTCCAGCCCAACCGACAGCCCAACACGTACTGA
- a CDS encoding C40 family peptidase translates to MNRRHVAAAAITLACALTVLTAPGQAFAAPAPPSPSATQPDTRSGSGSKTPKKSLEEVRQEIDALYRKAGAATDAYNLAEEQAKKQSGEIVKLARAIVEGRSKIAELKSQAGAQAREQYRTGGLPPGAQLMLSDDPQLFLDGVGRVREGQQAAQGVLGELTRTQQDLETYTQDASTNWEKLEANRLKQAEAKKKINAQIAAAKKLEDQLEKKERARLLKLEQEAEYKLQTAWLSSGALKDINREASASGKKAVAFATEQIGKPYVWGAEGPRSYDCSGLTSQAWAAAGRPIPRTSQEQWRLLPHIAIKDMRPGDLIIYHGDASHVGMYIGDGAIIHAPRPGRNVTLAGAGSMQILGVVRPDK, encoded by the coding sequence GTGAACCGACGTCACGTTGCCGCAGCCGCGATCACTCTGGCCTGTGCGCTGACCGTACTCACCGCGCCGGGCCAGGCTTTCGCCGCGCCCGCACCCCCCTCCCCCTCGGCGACGCAGCCCGACACCCGGTCCGGTTCCGGGTCGAAGACGCCGAAGAAGAGCCTCGAAGAGGTACGCCAGGAGATCGACGCCCTCTACCGCAAGGCCGGGGCGGCCACCGACGCGTACAACCTCGCCGAGGAGCAGGCCAAGAAGCAGTCCGGCGAGATCGTGAAGCTGGCCAGGGCCATCGTCGAGGGCCGGTCCAAGATCGCCGAGCTCAAGAGCCAGGCCGGCGCCCAGGCCCGGGAGCAGTACCGCACCGGCGGACTGCCGCCGGGCGCCCAGCTGATGCTCAGCGACGACCCGCAGCTGTTCCTCGACGGGGTGGGCCGGGTCAGGGAGGGCCAGCAGGCCGCCCAGGGCGTTCTCGGCGAACTGACCAGGACCCAGCAGGACCTGGAGACGTACACCCAGGACGCGAGCACCAACTGGGAGAAGCTCGAAGCCAACCGTCTCAAGCAGGCCGAGGCCAAGAAGAAGATAAACGCGCAGATCGCCGCGGCGAAGAAGCTGGAAGACCAGCTGGAGAAGAAGGAGCGGGCCCGCCTGCTCAAGCTGGAGCAGGAGGCCGAGTACAAGCTGCAGACGGCCTGGCTCAGCTCCGGCGCCCTGAAGGACATCAACCGCGAGGCGAGTGCGAGCGGCAAGAAGGCGGTGGCCTTCGCGACCGAGCAGATCGGCAAGCCGTACGTCTGGGGGGCCGAGGGCCCCCGTTCGTACGACTGTTCCGGGCTGACGTCACAGGCCTGGGCGGCGGCGGGCCGGCCGATCCCGCGCACCTCGCAGGAGCAGTGGCGGCTGCTGCCCCACATCGCCATCAAGGACATGCGCCCCGGCGACCTGATCATCTACCACGGCGACGCCAGCCACGTGGGCATGTACATCGGCGACGGCGCCATCATCCACGCCCCCCGCCCCGGCCGGAACGTCACACTGGCGGGCGCGGGCTCGATGCAGATCCTCGGCGTGGTCCGCCCGGACAAGTAG
- a CDS encoding PP2C family protein-serine/threonine phosphatase, giving the protein MPVPVPQQRAVSAAETSHGADLTLLVIENDPADTFTVPELPAAAGTRVRIRTARNLTEAGRLLTDDVDCILLDLALPTGSEARSAPAEGADGLATLKHVLRIAPRHAVLALTAEDDAELAAEAVRVGAQDYLFRDELDGRLLSRAISYAVERKRADVAQHQLTESRLRAQENARLERGLLPTPLLEGSDLRFAARYRPGRSRALLGGDFYDTVRTPDGTVHAMIGDVCGHGPDEAALGVELRIAWRALTLAGLCGDELLSTLQQVLEHERESEEIFATLCTVDITPDGRRAGLCLAGHPAPLIARHGRAAHLLPYEDGGPALGLLPRARWPRRQVDLGGSWSLMMYTDGLIEGRVGPDSTQRLGQDGMVAMINRQLTQGLTGEDLLEAAVTQVRELNGGELTDDVAVLLLDRDQEHIRRRGLNANRGRSIPRPRPEPASPTAPANPASAQRPPL; this is encoded by the coding sequence ATGCCCGTACCCGTACCGCAGCAGCGCGCCGTTTCCGCTGCGGAGACCTCCCACGGCGCCGACCTGACCCTCCTGGTGATCGAGAACGACCCGGCGGACACCTTCACCGTCCCCGAGCTCCCGGCCGCAGCCGGCACGCGGGTCCGTATCCGCACCGCCCGCAACCTGACCGAGGCGGGCCGGCTCCTCACGGACGACGTGGACTGCATCCTGCTGGACCTGGCTCTGCCGACCGGCAGCGAGGCCCGCTCCGCCCCCGCCGAAGGGGCCGACGGGCTCGCCACCCTCAAGCACGTCCTGCGGATCGCCCCGCGCCACGCCGTCCTCGCCCTCACGGCGGAGGACGACGCCGAGCTGGCCGCCGAGGCGGTACGGGTCGGCGCCCAGGACTACCTCTTCCGCGACGAACTCGACGGACGGCTGCTCAGCCGCGCCATCAGTTACGCCGTCGAACGCAAGCGCGCCGACGTCGCCCAGCACCAGCTCACCGAGTCCCGGCTGCGCGCCCAGGAGAACGCCCGCCTCGAACGCGGCCTGCTCCCCACCCCGCTGCTCGAAGGCTCCGATCTGCGCTTCGCGGCCCGCTACCGCCCCGGCCGCAGCCGCGCACTGCTCGGCGGGGACTTCTACGACACGGTCCGTACGCCCGACGGCACTGTCCACGCGATGATCGGCGACGTCTGCGGGCACGGCCCGGACGAAGCGGCGCTCGGCGTCGAACTGCGCATCGCATGGCGGGCGTTGACACTGGCCGGGCTCTGCGGCGACGAACTGCTCTCCACGCTCCAGCAGGTCCTGGAGCACGAGCGGGAGAGCGAGGAGATCTTCGCGACGCTCTGCACCGTCGACATCACCCCCGACGGCCGGCGCGCCGGCCTCTGCCTGGCGGGCCACCCCGCCCCGCTGATCGCCCGGCACGGACGGGCCGCGCACCTTCTCCCGTACGAGGACGGCGGCCCGGCTCTGGGTCTGCTGCCGCGTGCGCGCTGGCCTCGCCGTCAGGTGGATCTCGGCGGCTCCTGGAGCCTGATGATGTACACGGACGGGCTGATCGAGGGACGCGTGGGGCCGGACAGCACTCAGCGGCTCGGCCAGGACGGCATGGTCGCGATGATCAACCGCCAGCTGACTCAGGGGCTCACCGGCGAGGATCTCCTGGAGGCCGCGGTCACCCAGGTGCGGGAGCTGAACGGCGGCGAACTGACCGACGACGTCGCGGTCCTGCTGCTCGACCGCGACCAGGAACACATACGCCGACGGGGCCTGAACGCCAACCGGGGCCGGAGCATCCCGCGCCCCCGCCCCGAACCGGCATCACCCACGGCCCCGGCAAACCCCGCGAGCGCTCAGCGCCCGCCGTTGTAG
- a CDS encoding DUF2516 family protein, with product MLLTGFSTLVWLLYMAMLVLAVVALVMAAMAREDAYRAADKQKKSFWLIILGITVAVNLFVPMLFLQLAGAVASIVFLVDVRPALRAVSGGGGRRGGSSSDGPYGPYNGGR from the coding sequence ATGTTGCTCACAGGATTCAGCACACTCGTCTGGCTGCTCTACATGGCCATGCTTGTCCTGGCCGTGGTCGCACTGGTCATGGCCGCGATGGCCCGTGAGGACGCCTACCGGGCCGCGGACAAGCAGAAGAAGTCCTTCTGGCTGATCATCCTCGGTATCACCGTCGCCGTGAATCTCTTCGTGCCGATGCTGTTCCTGCAGCTTGCGGGCGCGGTCGCGTCCATCGTGTTCCTGGTGGACGTACGGCCCGCGCTGAGGGCGGTCTCGGGTGGCGGCGGCCGGCGCGGTGGCTCCAGCAGTGACGGGCCGTACGGGCCCTACAACGGCGGGCGCTGA
- a CDS encoding helix-turn-helix domain-containing protein has product MASLNVGNLGEYLREQRRNAQLSLRQLADAAGVSNPYLSQIERGLRKPSAEVLQQVAKALRISAETLYVRAGILDEREREELETRAVILADPSINERQKNVLLQIYDSFRKENGFEPGPESGAEAGSATGHESGSGAGADGRPGADGPRAAGGSDAGTASKPSKPSH; this is encoded by the coding sequence ATGGCATCACTCAACGTCGGCAATCTCGGTGAGTATCTGCGTGAGCAGCGGCGCAATGCGCAGCTGTCGCTGCGGCAGCTCGCCGATGCCGCCGGGGTGTCCAATCCCTACCTCAGCCAGATCGAGCGCGGGCTGCGCAAGCCGAGCGCCGAGGTGTTGCAGCAGGTCGCCAAGGCGCTGCGGATCTCCGCCGAGACCCTTTACGTACGGGCCGGGATTCTGGATGAGCGGGAGCGGGAGGAGCTGGAGACGCGGGCGGTGATCCTGGCCGACCCGTCCATAAACGAGCGGCAGAAGAATGTTCTGCTGCAGATCTACGACTCCTTCCGCAAGGAGAACGGGTTCGAGCCCGGACCGGAATCCGGCGCCGAAGCCGGATCGGCGACCGGCCACGAGTCCGGATCGGGGGCCGGTGCGGACGGCCGCCCCGGTGCCGACGGCCCCCGCGCGGCCGGCGGCAGCGATGCCGGCACAGCTTCAAAGCCTTCAAAACCCTCACACTGA
- a CDS encoding MerR family transcriptional regulator: protein MGLLTIGTFAKASRLSPKALRLYDELGLLTPARVDPVSGYRLYTPEQLDHARLVAWLRRLGMPLARIQHVCTLESAAAAQEIRAFWAQVEADTAARRDLASFLIDHLSWKDPAMSPITKPLGIRYAALSDTGLVRESNQDTAYAGSRLLAVADGYGSKGAPASAAAVDALKHLETDSIPAGNLLNVLEDAIEQAKQAVNGVAGSGSSPEGAGTTLTAMLWTGSQLALVHIGDSRVHLLRDGELFQITHDHTMVQSMVDEGRLTPGEAASHPQRSLLIRALGQGADVIPDMRLHDAQQGDRYLLCSDGLSTVVPTEEIRRVLSDVREPERAVRELIALANGSGGPDNISCVVADVVELQQ from the coding sequence ATGGGGTTGCTGACCATCGGGACGTTCGCGAAGGCGTCCCGCCTGTCACCGAAGGCGCTGCGTCTTTACGACGAGCTCGGACTGCTGACCCCCGCTCGCGTCGACCCGGTGAGCGGCTATCGCCTCTACACACCGGAACAACTGGACCACGCCCGGCTGGTCGCCTGGCTCAGGCGCCTAGGGATGCCCCTGGCCCGCATCCAGCACGTCTGCACGCTGGAGTCAGCCGCGGCGGCACAGGAGATCCGCGCGTTCTGGGCCCAGGTCGAGGCCGACACCGCCGCGCGGCGGGACCTCGCTTCGTTCCTCATCGACCATCTTTCCTGGAAGGACCCCGCTATGTCTCCGATCACCAAGCCCCTGGGAATCCGTTACGCCGCCCTTTCCGACACGGGCCTGGTCCGCGAGAGCAACCAGGACACCGCCTACGCCGGGTCACGCCTGCTCGCCGTCGCCGACGGCTACGGCAGCAAAGGAGCCCCCGCGAGCGCTGCCGCCGTCGACGCGCTCAAGCATCTCGAAACGGACAGCATCCCGGCGGGCAATCTCCTCAACGTCCTCGAAGACGCCATCGAGCAGGCCAAGCAGGCCGTCAACGGCGTCGCCGGATCCGGCTCATCACCCGAAGGGGCCGGCACCACACTCACTGCGATGCTCTGGACCGGATCGCAACTGGCCCTCGTCCACATCGGCGACTCCCGCGTCCACCTCCTGCGCGACGGAGAGCTGTTCCAGATCACGCACGACCACACCATGGTGCAGTCGATGGTCGACGAAGGACGCCTCACCCCGGGGGAAGCCGCCTCTCATCCCCAGCGGTCGCTGTTGATACGAGCCCTGGGTCAAGGAGCCGATGTCATCCCCGACATGCGCCTTCACGACGCCCAGCAGGGAGACCGATACCTGCTCTGCTCCGACGGCCTGTCGACCGTCGTGCCGACCGAAGAAATCCGACGGGTGCTCTCCGATGTCAGGGAGCCTGAGCGGGCCGTCCGCGAACTCATCGCCCTCGCCAACGGCTCCGGCGGCCCCGACAACATCAGCTGCGTGGTCGCCGACGTCGTGGAGCTCCAGCAGTAG